The nucleotide sequence AACCGAAGCCCCCGAAGTGTACTCGACCGGTACATGGTTGGCAGCGGACGGCATCGTTCCCGGATTCCGTCAAAAAGAAACGCTGCACGGCAACGGTTACTTCCAATACGCCGGCCAAGGGGAGCCCGTTGATCCGATCGATCCAGTCGATCCGCCCGATGGAGCGTTCGCGATCATCAACGAGATTCACTACAACCCGGGCCCCGACGGCGTCGTCGATCCCGATGCCGAGTTCTTGGAATTGTATAACCCCGGCACCGCTGACTATGACCTTTCGGGTGCGTCTTTCGCCGGATTCGATCTCGTCTTTGCCAGCGGCACGACACTGGCCGCCGGGCAATACGCCATTGTTGCGCCGTCCGCGTCCATCGCTCAATCGCAATGGGGCGTGACGCCGATCGCCGAGTTTGCCGCCGGCGGACTATCGGGCGGAGGCGAGACCATCCAACTGATCGCCGCCGACGGCGTGACGATCATCGATGAAGTTTCGTACGACGATGCCAGTCCTTGGCCGGGCGGCCCCGACGGAAACGGACCATCACTTGAGTTGATCAACCCGACGTTCGACAACTCACTTGCCGCAAGCTGGGGCACCTCAACGACCTCGCCAACACCGGGTGGTCAAAACTCGATTTACGCAGAATCGGCACCGAGCGATGTCACTGGCATCACGATCACGCCGGGCGTTCCGGTTGCCAACCAAGCCTTCACGGTTTCGGCAACCATTGCCGACGCGGCGTTTGCCACGCTGACCTACAAGGTAATGTTCGGCGCCGACCAGACTGTTTCGATGACCAACATCGGCGGCGATGTCTGGCAAGCAGTCGTACCCGGCCAGGAAGCTGGCACGTTGGTTCGCTATCGCATCGATTCCGATGTCGCCACGGCGCCATTCGAAGGCGACACGATCAACTACTTGGGCGTCGTGGTCAGTCCCAATGTTCCCGGTAACACGCTGCCGCTGTTCCAATTCTTTGTAGATGAAGCTGAGTTCCAAGAGCTGACAACAACCGATCTTCGGTTGACCAATACGACAATCGGTGCGGTTGTCGCGTACAACGGCGAAGTGTTTGAAAACGCGACCATTCGCGTCCGTGGCGGCGATCACGCGCGAGCGAACTTCCCCAAACAAAGCATGAAGTTTGAATTGCCATCCGGCTACGCGATCGACATCGGTCCCGAAGGCAGTTACCCGATCGATGAATTCGGAATCAACGCAGACTTTGGTGACTGGACGGTGCTGACTCCCGAGCTTTCTTGGGACGTGTTCAACGCTGAAACCGACTCGTTCGTAAGTTCTTTCTTCACCCGCGTCCACATGAACGGTGACTTCCACGGGCTTTTCCGTTTCCAAGAGCTGTACGACGGCGCTTATCGCAAGGCGACTGGAATCGACGACAACGAACTGTTCAAGGCGGAAGAAGGTGGATTCGGTTCCACCGCAAAGTTTGACAAGAAGAATCCAGACGACGGCGACTACTCGTCAATCAACGCGATCAACCAGGTTTTGACCTCGCCACCATCGGCGTCAAAAACGGCCTGGCTGTATGAAAACGTGGATGTCGCAGAAACGGTCAACCACATGGCGTTGTCGGCGCTCATGCGGCATGACGACCAAAGGGTCCAGAACTTCTACATGGCGTTGGATCCCGAAACCAACGTTTGGTCGATCATCGAATGGGATGTCGACCGAACTTGGCGACTGACCGATGACGAAACACCGGGAACGTTCACGACGCCCGAGCCGATCCGTCACGAACTGCTGGATTCGATGTGGGAAGTCCCAGAGTTCCGCGACATGTATTGGCGCCGAATCCAAACTCTGGTCGACAAATACTTGGGCAATGATCAACTGATCCAGCGACGCGCCGAAGTGATTGAACAGATCGGCGCACTCAACGGCGCCGACGAGTTCGCGAAGTGGGGACGATCCAACATCTCCACCAATCAGTTTTGGGTCGACGACTGGCAAAACTCCATCGACATCCGACGCGCTGATTTTGCGGCCGAAACCCGCATGCCGGGAACTGCGTCGGGCACTGCTAACGTTGTCATCAACGAACTGCATTACAACCCGCTGGACGGCCAGGCTGAGTTCATTGAACTCTACAACAACTCCAACGAATCGATCGATCTGTCCGGTTGGACGATCGACGGAATCGACTTGACGATCGGGTACGGCACCGTCCTGTTGGCTGACCAGTATGTGGTCTTCACCGACAATGCGATTCAATTCAAGTCGCAATACGGCGGTAATATTTTCGTCGGCAGCCAGTATTCGGGCGGACTCTCCGGCGGCGGTGAAACGATCACACTGTTGGACGTCAACGGAAGTGTGGTCGATCAAGTTGCCTATGATGACGCCGCGCCGTGGGCGACGGAGCCTGACGGCGGCGGCAGCTCGTTGGCGTTGGTTAACCCCAATTCCGACAACAACGTTGCGACCAATTGGGTCGCCAGCGAACAATTGGGCGGAACGCCTGGTTTCGCTAACGACCCCGGTTCCGCCGGCGGAACAACAACGATTCGCATCTTTGCGGCCGGTCAAACGACCAACGAAATCATCCAGCTGCAAATCGGCGGAGCAATCGTTGCGACATACAACATCGGTCTAAGTGGTGGCAGCTTGGGCGACTACTCGTCTCGCAACTTCATCGAACTTTCCTACGAAAGCCCACAACCCGTTGCCGCCTCAGACGTACGGATCAACTTCGTTAACGACACGTACGACCCGGCAAACGGTATCGACTACAACGTGAAGATCGATCGCATCGAAATCGGCGCACTCTCGTATGAAACGGAAGCGGCGTCGACATTCTCGACCGGGACCTGGTTGCCGGGGGTCGGGATCCAACCCGGATTCCTTCTCAGCGAAGTCCTGCACACCAACGGCTACTTCCAATTCTTGGCGTAGCTGCAAACAGGTAATGTGGCAATCAAGTATCGTCGACGAGACGGGCTAGCGTTCGCGCGAATCACGCGGCGTTTCGCCCGTCGAGTCGTCGACCATGATGGAATCGAGCTTTAACGATTCAGTCGAAGACAATTCGGGGGCTCCGCCGCGACCGCCACTGCCGGCAGCGGTATATATCACCTCATCGATCACGGCGAATCCGCTGCCATGACGACCTCGCGCCAACGATGGCCAACGCGACCACTTTCCGGTCACCGGGTCCAGGCTCTCGACGTCTTCATGAGCCACCTTCAATGATCCACTCTCGCCGCCACCAATGATGATCTTGCCATCGATGACGGCGGCCATATTTCCTGCTCGCGGCGTGGGTAGATTTTCGACAGTTCCCGACGGCAACCAGGCACCCGTCGTAAAATCGAAAACGTCGACTTCGGGAACGGTCAAGTCGAACGTGTGATTGGTTCGCTGCGACGTCGTTCGTCCCGCCAGTGCATATAAGTAATGTCCGACCACAACGGCTTGAAAGTGATCGCGTGCATGGGGTGCGTCCGGCATCATGTCCCAATCGCCGGTCGTGGGATCGTAGCGATCAAACCAAGGCACATATCCGTCTTGGTGCCCGTTCGTGATCCCACCGACGATATAGATTTTCCCGTCGTAGACAGCTGCACCCGCGCCGCCGCGACGTCGTGTTTCGGGGATGTGATGAACGAACTCAAACGTATCCGTTGCCGGATGATAGACAACGACTTTTTCTAGTGGCGACTCAGTGGGATAGCGACCGTTCATCGCACCGACCATATAGATCGAATCGCCCAAGGATACCGATTGAAAATGATGCAGTTCCATCGGCGACTCGCCCTTAGCCGCCCACGTTCTTGTTACCGGATCAAAAACTTCGACAGGATTGATCCGGCGACCGCCCATCAAATAGACCAGACCCTGGTGCGCAACCAAGGCGGCTTCGTGACGCGCGGTAGGCTGACCAATGGTTTCGATCATGCCCCAACTTGATTGGGCGACGTTCGGAGCCGTTTGGACGTCCACCACCAATTCCGGAACTGGCTGTGCATGGGCAACGGACGCGATTCCGAGGAAAAGCAAACTGAAAAAACGATTCGAGTGCATCTGGAAGTCTTGTGTACAAAAGGCGGGACTGGGTCGACGCAGCCATGCGGCGTGCGGCGTGCGGCGGCGAATCTAACACAACGTCATGATCCACGATCATGTGTCTCGCACGGATCGACGCCAGCATGATAAGTTGTGCCTGAATCAAGCGGTTTCAATTTTTGCA is from Rubripirellula tenax and encodes:
- a CDS encoding DUF4347 domain-containing protein, with translation MNRVPFARSNREKSTSSNRKRRSLRWDLTQLEQRIMLAGDCGVAMSQVSECATVQVAPPSVVAAAQASHLVFIDASVDNIEQLAGGVADNHELVLLDANRSGIEQISEVLATRRGVASLHILAHGESGQIQLGNELVDRSTLDRMSNLIVGWTRALTVDADILIYGCETAAGSRGQQFIQRIAELTGGDVAASTNTTGSRLRGADWDLEQHVGAIESSLAFHSTTLNAYQSTLPITIRAAGARGEETMLLQIDGATVATYNNVGGNIAAREYQSFTYNANGIDADRIRVAFTNDLYDPANGIDRNLRVDNITVDGVTYETEAPEVYSTGTWLAADGIVPGFRQKETLHGNGYFQYAGQGEPVDPIDPVDPPDGAFAIINEIHYNPGPDGVVDPDAEFLELYNPGTADYDLSGASFAGFDLVFASGTTLAAGQYAIVAPSASIAQSQWGVTPIAEFAAGGLSGGGETIQLIAADGVTIIDEVSYDDASPWPGGPDGNGPSLELINPTFDNSLAASWGTSTTSPTPGGQNSIYAESAPSDVTGITITPGVPVANQAFTVSATIADAAFATLTYKVMFGADQTVSMTNIGGDVWQAVVPGQEAGTLVRYRIDSDVATAPFEGDTINYLGVVVSPNVPGNTLPLFQFFVDEAEFQELTTTDLRLTNTTIGAVVAYNGEVFENATIRVRGGDHARANFPKQSMKFELPSGYAIDIGPEGSYPIDEFGINADFGDWTVLTPELSWDVFNAETDSFVSSFFTRVHMNGDFHGLFRFQELYDGAYRKATGIDDNELFKAEEGGFGSTAKFDKKNPDDGDYSSINAINQVLTSPPSASKTAWLYENVDVAETVNHMALSALMRHDDQRVQNFYMALDPETNVWSIIEWDVDRTWRLTDDETPGTFTTPEPIRHELLDSMWEVPEFRDMYWRRIQTLVDKYLGNDQLIQRRAEVIEQIGALNGADEFAKWGRSNISTNQFWVDDWQNSIDIRRADFAAETRMPGTASGTANVVINELHYNPLDGQAEFIELYNNSNESIDLSGWTIDGIDLTIGYGTVLLADQYVVFTDNAIQFKSQYGGNIFVGSQYSGGLSGGGETITLLDVNGSVVDQVAYDDAAPWATEPDGGGSSLALVNPNSDNNVATNWVASEQLGGTPGFANDPGSAGGTTTIRIFAAGQTTNEIIQLQIGGAIVATYNIGLSGGSLGDYSSRNFIELSYESPQPVAASDVRINFVNDTYDPANGIDYNVKIDRIEIGALSYETEAASTFSTGTWLPGVGIQPGFLLSEVLHTNGYFQFLA
- a CDS encoding Kelch repeat-containing protein is translated as MHSNRFFSLLFLGIASVAHAQPVPELVVDVQTAPNVAQSSWGMIETIGQPTARHEAALVAHQGLVYLMGGRRINPVEVFDPVTRTWAAKGESPMELHHFQSVSLGDSIYMVGAMNGRYPTESPLEKVVVYHPATDTFEFVHHIPETRRRGGAGAAVYDGKIYIVGGITNGHQDGYVPWFDRYDPTTGDWDMMPDAPHARDHFQAVVVGHYLYALAGRTTSQRTNHTFDLTVPEVDVFDFTTGAWLPSGTVENLPTPRAGNMAAVIDGKIIIGGGESGSLKVAHEDVESLDPVTGKWSRWPSLARGRHGSGFAVIDEVIYTAAGSGGRGGAPELSSTESLKLDSIMVDDSTGETPRDSRER